From Triticum aestivum cultivar Chinese Spring chromosome 4A, IWGSC CS RefSeq v2.1, whole genome shotgun sequence, a single genomic window includes:
- the LOC543066 gene encoding probable glutathione S-transferase GSTU6, giving the protein MAGEGDIKLLGMVVSPFVVRVRMALHMKGVSYEYIEQDLFNKSELLLRSNPVNKKVPVLIHGGKPICESLVIMQYADEVWSGKGASILPADPHERAVARFWAAYVDDKMFPAYIDIMKAATEEARAEKAKEALVGLANLEEAFAQCSKGKPFFAGDSVGYLDLAVGCNLFWLEAIRKMFGVTFFDVGKTPLLAAWAERFAGTEMAREVVPDADSAVVFAKKLQARFGSNTSAK; this is encoded by the exons ATGGCGGGAGAAGGAGACATCAAGCTGCTCGGCATGGTGGTGAGCCCATTCGTGGTCCGTGTGCGAATGGCACTGCACATGAAGGGCGTGAGCTATGAGTACATCGAGCAGGACCTCTTCAACAAGAGCGAGCTCCTCCTCAGGTCCAACCCGGTGAACAAGAAGGTGCCGGTGCTCATCCACGGCGGCAAGCCCATCTGCGAGTCGCTCGTCATCATGCAGTACGCCGACGAGGTGTGGAGCGGCAAGGGCGCCTCCATCCTCCCCGCCGACCCGCACGAGCGCGCAGTCGCTCGCTTTTGGGCCGCCTATGTCGACGACAAG ATGTTCCCTGCTTACATCGACATCATGAAAGCGGCGACGGAGGAAGCAAGAGCGGAGAAGGCCAAGGAGGCGCTTGTGGGGTTAGCGAACCTGGAAGAGGCCTTCGCCCAATGCTCAAAAGGGAAGCCTTTCTTCGCCGGCGACTCCGTCGGGTACCTCGACCTCGCCGTCGGATGCAACCTGTTCTGGCTCGAGGCGATACGCAAGATGTTTGGGGTGACGTTCTTTGACGTGGGCAAGACCCCGCTCCTGGCCGCGTGGGCGGAGCGGTTCGCGGGAACCGAGATGGCGAGGGAGGTGGTGCCGGACGCCGACAGCGCCGTGGTGTTTGCCAAGAAGCTTCAGGCTCGGTTTGGCTCTAACACGTCTGCCAAGTAG
- the LOC123083728 gene encoding protein FAR1-RELATED SEQUENCE 5 translates to MEPYVGMRFDSLQIAKDHYNSYALRMGFSIKMNTSRRTPRTNELIKQQFCCNKFKKPKADDGGAEAPPYLDPIPDPTSVNSDEEMEEEPPIFAEEDAGTSKKKKKRKRETIKQTECKAKMLVKLIDGRWEVTHFVRDHNHPLVNKPSLSKYLRSHQGISPDEKEFLRILYNCNLTTGRMMHVMAEFYGSEMMVPFGLKAITNLCTSFCRDDTKEGDLIETIAHFKDIQKTDPDFFYKVKYDEEDRVVNIFWVDGLARKAYVEAYHDCISFDTTYMTNLYNMPFAPFIGINRHGQSFMLGCAFVRQELASSFDWVFGAFLEAMDGKPPDNFITDQDGAMRQSIQSIFPTTVHRCCRWHIMKKAQEKVGWLLCRNPGLFDDFNKCVDFSFTIDEFEQNWAGLMIKYEAMAHTHFEKLYEYRSTWVPCYFKHRFFPFLQSTQRSEGFNAVLKRLLLTCQLVNYKMPTNAN, encoded by the exons atggaaccctatgttggcatgaggtttgacagccttcaaattgctaaggatcaCTACAACAGTTACGCACTACGGATGGGTTTCTCTATCAAGATGAACACCTCTAGACGGACACCCCGCACCAATGAATTGATAAAACAACAGTTTTGCTGCAACAAgttcaagaagcccaaagctgatgaTGGAGGAGCTGAGGCTCCTCCTTACCTGGACCCTATTCCAGATCCAACATCTGTTaacagtgatgaggagatggaagaagaACCTCCAATATTTGCTGAAGAGGATGCTGGTactagtaagaagaagaagaagcgcaaaCGTGAGACAATAAAGCAGACTGAATGCAAGGCGAAAATGTTGGTGAAGCTGATAGATGGGCGATGGGAGGTGACGCACTTTGTTCGTGACCACAATCATCCGCTCGTGAACAAACCTTCATTGTCCAAatacttgagatcccaccaaggcatctcacCTGATGAAAAGGAGTTTCTGCGCATCTTGTATAACTGCAACTTGACTACAG GACGAATGATGCATGTAATGGCAGAGTTCTATGGATCTGAGATGATGGTGCCGTTCGGACTAAAGGCAATAACAAATCTTTGTACAAGTTTCTGTagagatgacacaaaggagggtgatctgattgagacaattgcgcacttcaaggatatacaaaaaaccgatccagacttcttctataaggtgaaatatgatgaagaggacagagttgtcaacatattttgggtggacggcttagctcgaaaagcttatgtggaggcgtaccacgattgcatatcgtttgacaccacctacatgaccaacttgtacaatatgccgttcgcgcccttcataggaataaaccgacatggccaatctttcatgctgggttgcgcgtttgtgaggcaggagttggcatcgagctttgattgggtctttggagcattcctagaggctatggatggcaaacctcctgacaacttcatcaccgatcaggatggtgcgatgaggcagtcaatacagagcatctttccaaccaccgtgcaCCGTTGTTGTCGATGGCACATCATGAAAAAGGCTCAGGAAAAGGTTGGTTGGTTGCTGTGCCGGAATCCAGGACTCTTTGATGATTTCAACAAGTGtgttgacttcagcttcactatagACGAGTTTGAGCAGAATTGGGCTGGGTTAATGATCAAGTATGAGGCTATGGCACACACGCACTTTGAGAAGTTGTACGAATACAGGTCAACTTGGGTGCCGTGCTACTTCAAACACAGGTTCTTTCCCTTCCTCCAGTCTACACAGCGTAGTGAGGGgttcaacgccgtcctcaaaaggttGTTATTGACATGCCAACTAGTGAACTACAAGATGCCAACTAATGCCAACTAA